In one Halorubrum sp. CBA1229 genomic region, the following are encoded:
- a CDS encoding cation-translocating P-type ATPase → MSAPDCTLCELPTDGVDVVDDEGNEFCCPGCRDVYAALGDVDVDADAVRERRRADGEDGDDADDSDDVPADHEATFLEVDGMHCATCEAFIETVATRTEGVSAASASYVTDTVRIDHDPDGVSTDDLSEAVSGLGYSAYPRDDAFARRQADNMATARLAAGVLVGMAVMLQYIVIIYPTYFAFPFYNERTLEYLNQAMSSTSGTYFFIVIAVLTTVVLLFTGKPILRGAYVSAKTRSPNMDLLVAIAAVSAYVYSTLAVIFVESPSIYYDVTVAIIVIVTVGNSYEDAVKKRATELLSDLTAVQVDSARRLTAESDAAGEAKAGETEEVAIDDLAPGDRLLVRAGERVPVDGEAVAGDAAVDESVVTGESMPVRKTPGDEVVGGSVVADGSLTVAVGPDASSSLDRVAELVWDLQSGNHGVQKLADRLATVFVPVVLGVAIVAAAANLALGNGVTEAMLVGLTVLIVSCPCALGLATPLAVAAGIRDALERSIVIFDDTVFERIRDATTVVFDKTGTLTTGEMEVVSADVDDDLLRLAAALEERSAHPVGRAIAAARASAGGGPGDTDASPAPSAVADGGTAEAAETGGGPEATAGDDSGEPLAVEGFESHARGVSGMVDGTEIVVGHPALFDERGWTVPDAIREAVAEARDVGRVPVAVGRDGAAEGVVVVGDELREGWEETVTALDDEGVDVVVLTGDDERAATVFSEHDAVSSVFAGVPPEGKAETIERLKASGLTVMVGDGTNDAPALAAADLGIALGGGTAMAADAADVAIVDDDLGSVATVFELSRAAGRRVKGNIGWAFLYNAVAIPLAVTGLLNPLFAAVAMGASSLLVVTNSSRALLDD, encoded by the coding sequence ATGAGCGCGCCCGACTGCACCCTCTGCGAGCTCCCGACCGACGGCGTCGACGTGGTCGACGACGAGGGCAACGAGTTCTGCTGTCCGGGCTGCCGCGACGTGTACGCGGCCCTCGGCGACGTCGACGTCGACGCCGACGCGGTGCGCGAGCGGCGGCGCGCCGACGGCGAGGACGGGGACGACGCCGACGACTCCGACGACGTGCCCGCCGACCACGAGGCGACGTTCCTCGAAGTGGACGGGATGCACTGCGCGACCTGCGAGGCGTTCATCGAGACGGTCGCCACCCGGACCGAGGGCGTCAGCGCCGCGAGCGCGAGCTACGTCACGGACACCGTCCGGATCGACCACGACCCGGATGGGGTCTCCACCGACGACCTCTCCGAGGCGGTGAGCGGGCTCGGCTACAGCGCGTACCCCCGCGACGACGCCTTCGCGCGCCGGCAGGCCGACAACATGGCGACGGCCCGGCTCGCGGCCGGCGTGCTCGTCGGGATGGCCGTCATGCTGCAGTACATCGTCATCATCTACCCGACCTACTTCGCGTTCCCCTTCTACAACGAGCGCACCCTGGAATACCTCAACCAGGCGATGTCGTCGACCTCGGGGACGTACTTTTTCATCGTGATCGCGGTCCTGACGACCGTCGTCCTCCTGTTCACCGGCAAGCCGATACTGCGGGGCGCGTACGTCAGCGCGAAGACGCGGTCGCCGAACATGGACCTCCTCGTCGCCATTGCGGCGGTGAGCGCCTACGTTTACAGCACGCTCGCGGTGATCTTCGTCGAGTCGCCGTCGATCTACTACGACGTGACGGTCGCGATCATCGTGATCGTCACCGTCGGCAACAGCTACGAGGACGCGGTGAAAAAGCGCGCGACCGAACTCCTCTCCGACCTCACGGCGGTGCAGGTTGACAGCGCGCGGCGACTGACTGCCGAGAGCGACGCGGCCGGCGAGGCGAAGGCCGGCGAGACCGAGGAGGTCGCCATCGACGACCTCGCCCCGGGCGACCGGCTGCTGGTGCGGGCCGGCGAGCGCGTTCCGGTCGACGGCGAGGCTGTCGCGGGCGACGCGGCCGTCGACGAGTCGGTCGTCACGGGCGAGTCGATGCCGGTCCGGAAGACGCCCGGAGACGAGGTGGTCGGCGGCTCCGTCGTCGCGGACGGCTCGCTCACGGTCGCGGTCGGGCCGGACGCGAGCTCCAGCCTCGACCGCGTCGCGGAGCTCGTCTGGGACCTCCAGAGCGGAAACCACGGTGTCCAGAAGCTCGCCGACCGGCTCGCGACCGTCTTCGTCCCGGTAGTCCTCGGGGTCGCGATCGTCGCCGCCGCGGCCAACCTCGCGCTCGGGAACGGCGTGACGGAGGCGATGCTCGTCGGGCTCACGGTGCTCATCGTCTCGTGTCCCTGCGCGCTCGGACTCGCGACCCCGCTCGCGGTCGCCGCGGGGATCCGCGACGCGCTCGAACGCTCGATCGTGATCTTCGACGACACCGTCTTCGAGCGGATCCGCGACGCGACCACCGTCGTGTTCGACAAGACGGGGACGCTCACCACCGGCGAGATGGAGGTGGTCTCGGCCGACGTCGACGACGACCTGCTCCGGCTCGCGGCCGCGCTGGAGGAGCGCTCGGCGCACCCGGTCGGGCGGGCTATCGCCGCGGCCCGAGCGAGCGCGGGCGGGGGGCCGGGAGACACCGACGCGTCACCCGCTCCGTCCGCGGTTGCCGACGGCGGGACGGCCGAAGCGGCCGAGACCGGTGGCGGGCCCGAGGCGACCGCCGGAGACGACTCCGGCGAGCCGCTCGCCGTCGAGGGCTTCGAGAGCCACGCCCGCGGCGTCTCCGGGATGGTCGACGGGACCGAGATCGTCGTCGGCCACCCCGCCCTGTTCGACGAGCGCGGCTGGACGGTCCCCGACGCGATCCGCGAGGCGGTCGCCGAGGCGCGCGACGTGGGTCGCGTCCCCGTCGCGGTGGGGCGCGACGGCGCGGCCGAGGGCGTCGTCGTGGTCGGCGACGAGCTGCGCGAGGGGTGGGAGGAGACGGTGACCGCGCTCGACGACGAGGGCGTCGACGTGGTCGTCCTGACCGGGGACGACGAGCGCGCGGCGACCGTCTTCAGCGAGCACGACGCGGTCTCGTCGGTGTTCGCCGGCGTTCCCCCCGAGGGGAAAGCGGAGACCATCGAGCGGCTGAAGGCGAGCGGGCTCACGGTGATGGTCGGCGACGGGACCAACGACGCGCCGGCGCTCGCCGCCGCGGACCTCGGCATCGCGCTCGGCGGGGGGACGGCGATGGCGGCCGACGCGGCCGACGTGGCCATCGTCGACGACGACCTCGGCTCGGTCGCGACCGTCTTCGAGCTCTCGCGGGCGGCGGGCCGCCGCGTGAAGGGGAACATCGGCTGGGCGTTCCTTTATAATGCGGTCGCCATCCCGCTCGCGGTCACCGGCCTGCTCAACCCCCTGTTCGCCGCGGTCGCGATGGGCGCCTCCAGCCTGCTCGTCGTGACGAACTCCTCGCGGGCGCTGCTGGACGATTAA
- a CDS encoding aldo/keto reductase, translated as MPVLGLGTWENDDPAQCTESVKTALETGYRHVDTAQIYGNEAAVGDGIAAADVDRDDVFLATKVWIDQLAPEDVAASTRESLEKLGTEYVDLLYVHWPAGAYDPEETLPAFAELRDDGLVDRIGVSNFEPHHLDAATDALGEAPFANQVEMHPLLRQEELREYADANGVELVAYSPLARGNVLGDPAITHIAEKHGVSAAQVSLAWLREKGVTAIPKATGEDHIADNWASLGLELDAEDVEEIDTLGRTDRQLNPDFGPDWE; from the coding sequence ATGCCCGTGCTCGGGCTCGGCACGTGGGAGAACGACGACCCCGCGCAGTGTACCGAGTCGGTGAAGACGGCGCTGGAGACCGGCTACCGCCACGTCGACACCGCCCAGATCTACGGCAACGAGGCCGCCGTCGGCGACGGGATCGCCGCGGCCGACGTCGACCGCGACGACGTCTTCCTCGCGACGAAGGTGTGGATCGACCAGCTCGCGCCCGAGGACGTGGCCGCGTCCACCCGCGAGAGCTTAGAGAAGCTCGGCACCGAGTACGTCGACCTGCTGTACGTCCACTGGCCGGCGGGCGCGTACGACCCCGAAGAGACGCTGCCCGCGTTCGCCGAGCTCCGCGACGACGGGCTCGTCGACCGGATCGGCGTCTCGAACTTCGAGCCGCACCACCTCGACGCCGCGACCGACGCGCTCGGCGAGGCGCCGTTCGCGAACCAGGTGGAGATGCACCCGCTGCTCCGACAGGAGGAGCTGCGCGAGTACGCCGACGCCAACGGCGTCGAGCTCGTCGCCTACTCCCCGCTGGCCCGCGGGAACGTGCTCGGCGACCCGGCGATCACCCACATCGCCGAGAAGCACGGCGTCAGCGCGGCGCAGGTGAGCCTCGCGTGGCTCCGCGAGAAGGGCGTCACGGCCATCCCGAAGGCGACGGGCGAGGACCACATCGCCGACAACTGGGCGAGTCTCGGGCTCGAATTGGACGCCGAGGACGTCGAGGAGATCGACACGCTCGGCCGGACCGACCGCCAGCTGAACCCGGACTTCGGGCCGGACTGGGAGTAG
- a CDS encoding PAS domain-containing sensor histidine kinase → MNESEPLELLLDQAQDKIALLDEEGRFTYVNGAAERILGFDPSELLGDIAFEYVHPSEREAVEDAFYRTVENDEFTEESVEYRHRTADGSWVWLESRMSNLTDALIEGYVVSSRDVTDRVRAERDHEETASYLREIAAVSSDVLWMFDADWTELLFVNPAYEEIYGGSIDGLEADPRTFLDAIHPDDVPAVEAAMERLAAGTSVDMEYRVNPDENYNRWVWVQAEPIESDGEVVRITGFAKDVTDRRRRERQLVVMDNLLRHNLRNDLNVILGTAELIASEAPESTEHTAVIRRVGERLLETAEKEREIIDLITERQGTERIELREAVAECVEAVRERHPEASIEVSSLDAVTIEGRAELRSAVIELLENAVRHAAGGRPTVRVALSRTDRGAELVVSDDHAPIPTVEANVLTGDHDMTDVYHSSGLGFWLVYWSVEMSKGGIDVDSASDRGNEITIVLPAASE, encoded by the coding sequence ATGAACGAGTCCGAGCCGCTCGAGCTGTTGCTCGATCAGGCGCAGGACAAGATCGCCCTCCTCGACGAGGAGGGGAGGTTCACCTACGTCAACGGAGCGGCGGAACGGATCCTCGGGTTCGACCCGTCGGAGCTCCTCGGCGATATCGCCTTCGAGTACGTCCACCCGAGCGAGCGGGAGGCGGTCGAGGACGCGTTCTACCGCACCGTCGAGAACGACGAGTTCACCGAGGAGTCGGTCGAGTACCGGCACCGGACCGCGGACGGCTCGTGGGTCTGGCTGGAGAGCCGGATGTCGAACCTCACCGACGCCCTGATCGAGGGGTACGTCGTCAGCTCCCGCGACGTCACCGACCGGGTGCGGGCCGAGCGCGATCACGAGGAGACGGCCTCGTACCTCCGAGAGATCGCGGCCGTCTCGAGCGACGTGCTGTGGATGTTCGACGCCGACTGGACGGAGCTGCTCTTCGTGAACCCCGCTTACGAGGAGATATACGGCGGATCGATCGACGGGCTGGAAGCCGATCCGCGGACGTTTCTCGACGCGATCCACCCGGACGACGTCCCGGCCGTCGAGGCGGCGATGGAGCGGCTCGCCGCCGGGACCTCGGTCGACATGGAGTACCGGGTGAACCCCGACGAGAACTACAATCGGTGGGTGTGGGTGCAGGCGGAACCGATCGAAAGCGACGGCGAGGTCGTCCGCATCACGGGGTTCGCCAAGGACGTCACCGACCGGCGGCGCCGCGAGCGCCAGCTGGTCGTAATGGACAACCTCCTCCGGCACAACCTCCGGAACGACCTCAACGTCATCCTCGGGACGGCGGAGCTCATCGCGTCCGAGGCGCCGGAGTCGACCGAACACACCGCCGTGATCCGGCGGGTGGGCGAACGGCTCCTCGAGACCGCCGAGAAGGAGCGCGAGATCATCGACCTGATCACCGAGCGACAGGGAACCGAGCGTATCGAGCTCCGCGAGGCCGTCGCCGAGTGCGTCGAGGCGGTTCGGGAGCGTCATCCGGAGGCCTCGATCGAGGTCTCCTCCCTCGATGCGGTCACGATCGAGGGGCGCGCGGAGCTTCGGTCGGCGGTGATCGAGCTGCTCGAGAACGCGGTCCGGCACGCCGCCGGCGGGAGACCCACGGTGCGGGTCGCCCTGAGTCGGACCGACCGCGGCGCGGAGCTCGTCGTCAGCGACGACCACGCGCCGATCCCGACCGTGGAGGCGAACGTCCTCACCGGCGACCACGACATGACCGACGTCTACCACAGCAGCGGGCTGGGGTTCTGGCTCGTCTACTGGTCCGTGGAGATGTCGAAGGGCGGGATCGACGTGGACTCGGCCTCCGACCGCGGGAACGAGATCACGATCGTCCTCCCGGCGGCGAGCGAGTGA
- a CDS encoding S9 family peptidase, with translation MHRYDIERYLNVRNAGGADLGPDGRLSFLLNTTGTGQVWSVDEPLGWPEQHTFFEESVSFADSSPERAEAVFGMDEGGNERAQLYRLNYESGEIVDLTERPEAKHRWGGWDSEGDRFAFASNRRDESVFDVYVQERDATGDDAELVYEGDGWLSVAGWSPSDDRLIVHEAQSSFDHDVYTLDVASGDLTHHTPHEGDVRYGSPEWGPDGESLYLVTDRDSDTLRLERLDLETGDFSVIASGDDESEASDVPEKPGGDDGWNVDGVAVHEESRRVVYSRNVDGYTEITVGELVEPDRIDPFPAPDLPEGVAGGVSFGPDGDRFAITATGSTHNANVYVVETMTGETERWTAASTAGIPPDTFVEPELVHYPTFDGREIPAFFSVPETEPPAGGYPVVVDIHGGPESQRRPSFASVKQYLLNNGYAVFEPNVRGSSGYGKAYSALDDVEKRMDSVADIEAGVEWLHDHPEVDPDRVVAMGGSYGGFMVLAALTEYPDLWAAGVDIVGIANFVTFLENTGDWRRELREAEYGSLDADREFLESISPINNIEQIAAPLFVLHGENDPRVPVGEAEQIVEEAREQGVPVRKLIFDDEGHGFAKLENRIEAYRDIVDFLAEHV, from the coding sequence ATGCACCGATACGACATCGAACGGTACCTCAACGTGCGGAACGCCGGCGGGGCCGACCTCGGCCCCGACGGTCGCCTCTCCTTCCTGCTGAACACGACCGGCACGGGGCAGGTGTGGTCGGTCGACGAGCCGCTGGGGTGGCCCGAACAGCACACGTTCTTCGAGGAGTCGGTCTCGTTCGCCGACTCCTCGCCCGAGCGCGCGGAGGCCGTCTTCGGCATGGACGAGGGCGGCAACGAGCGCGCGCAGCTGTACCGGCTCAACTACGAGTCCGGCGAGATCGTCGACCTCACCGAGCGCCCCGAGGCGAAGCACCGCTGGGGGGGGTGGGACTCCGAGGGCGACCGCTTCGCGTTCGCCTCGAACCGGCGCGACGAGTCCGTGTTCGACGTGTACGTGCAGGAGCGCGACGCGACCGGCGACGACGCGGAGCTGGTGTACGAGGGCGACGGCTGGCTCTCGGTGGCCGGCTGGTCGCCGAGCGACGACCGGCTGATCGTCCACGAGGCGCAGTCCTCGTTCGACCACGACGTGTACACGCTCGACGTCGCGAGCGGCGACCTGACCCACCACACGCCCCACGAGGGCGACGTGCGGTACGGCAGCCCGGAGTGGGGGCCGGACGGGGAGTCGCTGTACCTCGTCACCGACCGCGACAGCGACACGCTCCGCTTAGAGCGGCTCGACCTCGAGACCGGCGACTTCTCGGTGATCGCGTCCGGCGATGACGAGAGCGAGGCGAGCGATGTGCCCGAGAAGCCGGGCGGCGACGACGGGTGGAACGTCGACGGCGTCGCGGTCCACGAGGAGTCCCGCCGCGTCGTCTACTCCCGGAACGTCGACGGCTACACCGAGATCACGGTCGGCGAGCTCGTCGAGCCCGACCGGATCGACCCCTTCCCGGCCCCCGACCTCCCCGAGGGCGTCGCCGGCGGCGTGAGCTTCGGGCCCGACGGCGACCGGTTCGCGATCACCGCGACCGGGAGCACCCACAACGCGAACGTCTACGTCGTCGAGACGATGACCGGCGAGACCGAGCGCTGGACCGCCGCCTCGACCGCCGGGATCCCGCCGGACACGTTCGTCGAGCCCGAGCTCGTCCACTACCCCACCTTCGACGGGCGGGAGATCCCCGCGTTCTTCTCCGTCCCGGAGACGGAACCGCCCGCGGGCGGCTACCCTGTCGTCGTGGACATCCACGGCGGGCCGGAGTCGCAGCGCCGCCCCTCGTTCGCCTCGGTCAAGCAGTACCTGCTGAACAACGGGTACGCCGTCTTCGAACCGAACGTCCGCGGCTCCTCGGGGTACGGCAAGGCGTACTCCGCGCTCGACGACGTGGAGAAGCGGATGGACTCGGTCGCCGACATCGAGGCGGGCGTCGAGTGGCTCCACGACCACCCCGAGGTCGACCCCGACCGCGTCGTCGCGATGGGCGGCTCCTACGGCGGGTTCATGGTGCTCGCCGCGCTGACCGAGTACCCCGACCTGTGGGCGGCCGGCGTCGACATCGTCGGCATCGCGAACTTCGTCACCTTCCTGGAGAACACCGGCGACTGGCGTCGCGAGCTCCGAGAGGCCGAGTACGGCTCGCTCGACGCGGACCGGGAGTTCCTCGAGTCCATCTCGCCGATCAACAACATCGAGCAGATCGCCGCGCCGCTGTTCGTCCTCCACGGCGAGAACGACCCGCGGGTGCCCGTGGGCGAGGCCGAGCAGATCGTCGAGGAGGCGCGCGAGCAGGGCGTCCCGGTCCGCAAGCTGATCTTCGATGACGAGGGCCACGGCTTCGCGAAGCTGGAGAACCGCATCGAGGCGTACCGCGATATCGTCGACTTCCTCGCGGAGCACGTCTGA